One window of Candidatus Leptovillus gracilis genomic DNA carries:
- a CDS encoding ABC-2 family transporter protein: MNQVKAELTFLRALAGVNLASAMEYRASFISQIIGMLINNGIYFVFWIIFFNQFGTVRGYNVDEIFLLFAIATLGYGLGFMFAGNTRQYLAYLIAQGRLDYYLVFPRNLLLHVIFSRMTVSTVGDVVFGLIAYSFTGRFTLVEIGLFLITAVLSAIIFVGYSVISGSLAFYMGAAQYASQQMTNAMLTFALYPNGLFSGAARVMLYTIIPAAFVAAVPVDIVRFQDGRLLLLLIGTAVIIWLIAIAMFYYGLRRYESGSAINVNL, encoded by the coding sequence ATGAACCAAGTAAAAGCAGAACTTACCTTCTTGCGCGCCCTGGCGGGCGTGAATCTGGCCTCGGCGATGGAATACCGGGCCAGCTTTATCTCGCAAATCATCGGGATGCTCATCAACAACGGCATCTACTTTGTCTTCTGGATCATCTTCTTCAACCAGTTTGGCACGGTGCGCGGCTACAACGTAGACGAGATATTTTTGTTGTTCGCCATCGCCACGCTGGGGTATGGGTTGGGCTTTATGTTCGCCGGGAATACGCGGCAGTATCTAGCCTACCTCATCGCTCAGGGGCGGCTGGATTATTACCTGGTCTTTCCACGCAACCTGCTGCTGCACGTCATCTTTTCGCGGATGACGGTCTCAACGGTGGGCGATGTGGTGTTTGGGTTGATTGCCTACAGTTTTACCGGCCGTTTTACGCTGGTGGAGATAGGGTTGTTTTTAATCACGGCCGTTCTCTCAGCCATCATCTTCGTCGGTTATTCGGTGATCAGCGGGTCGCTGGCCTTTTACATGGGCGCGGCCCAATACGCCAGCCAACAAATGACCAACGCCATGCTCACCTTTGCGCTCTATCCCAACGGCCTATTCAGCGGCGCGGCGCGGGTAATGCTCTACACCATCATCCCGGCAGCCTTTGTGGCCGCCGTGCCGGTGGACATCGTGCGCTTTCAAGACGGCCGTCTCCTGCTGCTGCTCATTGGTACAGCCGTTATCATCTGGCTCATCGCCATCGCTATGTTCTACTACGGCCTGCGCCGCTACGAGTCCGGCAGCGCCATCAACGTCAACCTCTAA
- a CDS encoding zinc ribbon domain-containing protein, producing MSQKIEFTRNYSDLSTNQGFQFEFYCDRCGTGYRTRFRASALGTVSSALDAANGLFGGIFGRAADLGERARTAAWEKAHDEAFTEAMEQLKPDFIQCPRCSGWVCRKSCWNNSKGLCKQCAPDLGVEMAAAQASRTVEEVWAHSQMAEEDRAMLKEESWRKGVRATCPSCNAPLEGNLKFCPECGAKIQAQAHCTECGAKLNPGAKFCGECGAKA from the coding sequence ATGAGCCAAAAAATTGAATTTACCCGCAACTATTCAGACCTCAGCACCAATCAAGGCTTCCAATTTGAGTTTTACTGCGACCGGTGCGGGACCGGCTACCGCACCCGTTTCCGCGCTTCGGCGTTGGGCACAGTCAGCAGCGCCCTGGACGCGGCCAATGGCTTATTTGGCGGCATTTTTGGCCGGGCGGCCGATTTGGGCGAGCGTGCGCGCACAGCCGCCTGGGAAAAGGCCCACGACGAGGCGTTCACGGAAGCAATGGAGCAGTTGAAGCCCGATTTTATCCAATGTCCGCGCTGCTCCGGCTGGGTGTGCCGTAAAAGCTGTTGGAACAACAGCAAAGGTTTGTGCAAACAATGCGCCCCCGACCTGGGCGTGGAAATGGCCGCCGCACAGGCCAGCCGCACAGTCGAAGAGGTATGGGCGCATTCACAAATGGCCGAGGAAGACCGGGCGATGCTGAAAGAGGAAAGCTGGCGCAAAGGAGTGCGCGCCACCTGCCCCAGCTGCAACGCCCCATTGGAAGGCAACCTAAAGTTTTGCCCGGAATGTGGCGCCAAGATTCAGGCCCAGGCGCATTGCACGGAATGCGGCGCAAAGCTGAACCCTGGCGCGAAGTTTTGCGGCGAGTGTGGGGCGAAGGCTTGA
- a CDS encoding GntR family transcriptional regulator gives MLKRTPSLTELARSHIKQMILDDVFVDGRIPSETDLAADLKVSRTTIRDALSRLENEGVIYRKQGAGTFINEAGLQIKSRLDEVWSYEAMLAAHGYLPSTRILEVSTRPADADIAAELNLAEGEELLVVRKLFLADNQPVILAYNYIPTRYIEKPYTDEGFVTPVYEFMWENGRQHFSYYLSEIVPLVASDDLAHVLHMQPHTPLISLHEIGYNDDNAPILKSTSYFRDDLLRFRLIRRPAV, from the coding sequence ATGCTAAAGCGCACCCCTTCCCTCACTGAATTGGCCCGGTCCCACATCAAACAGATGATACTGGATGATGTGTTTGTAGACGGCCGTATCCCCTCCGAAACCGACCTGGCCGCCGACCTCAAAGTCAGCCGCACCACCATCCGCGATGCGCTGAGCCGCCTGGAGAATGAAGGCGTCATTTACCGCAAGCAGGGCGCGGGAACCTTCATCAATGAAGCGGGCTTGCAGATCAAATCGCGGCTGGACGAGGTCTGGTCTTATGAGGCGATGTTGGCGGCGCATGGCTACCTCCCTTCTACGCGCATTTTGGAAGTTTCCACCCGGCCAGCCGACGCAGACATTGCCGCCGAGTTGAATCTGGCTGAAGGGGAGGAACTGCTGGTGGTACGCAAGCTGTTTCTGGCCGACAATCAGCCGGTGATTCTGGCTTACAATTACATCCCCACGCGCTACATCGAAAAGCCCTATACAGATGAAGGTTTTGTGACGCCGGTTTATGAATTTATGTGGGAAAACGGCCGTCAACACTTCAGCTACTATCTCTCCGAGATTGTGCCGCTGGTGGCCTCCGACGATTTGGCCCATGTGCTGCACATGCAGCCCCACACCCCCCTCATTTCGCTGCACGAAATCGGCTACAACGACGACAACGCCCCTATTCTGAAATCAACATCCTACTTTCGGGATGATTTACTCCGCTTTCGCCTCATCCGGCGACCGGCGGTGTAA
- the pyrB gene encoding aspartate carbamoyltransferase has product MRSFAGRDILSLKDFERNEFFRVFEIAEQLEPIARNRRNSDLLKHKTLVTAFYQPSTRTRLAHEAAMLRLGGSVTGFSDAKMTRAGDFYQETIKDTVKMLEFYGDVIVMRHFQQGAPHEAAKWASVPIINGGDGWGEHPTQILTDLYTIYREKGRIDGLKWLAVGDMRMRTMHSLAYGLSQFDCPITFVSPPDMSLTDEFKADLANYSLDYKEADHVEQAIADADVILVEPVVQPDYTKSRDERTGEVGWTPSNYKITRELLSTKAKSDAILLHSLPRMDEIPADVDITRWSRYWQEAFNGVVMRMALLALVLGVTE; this is encoded by the coding sequence ATGAGAAGTTTTGCAGGTCGGGACATTTTGTCCCTCAAAGATTTTGAACGTAACGAGTTTTTCCGCGTCTTCGAGATAGCCGAACAGTTAGAACCCATCGCCCGTAACCGGCGCAACAGCGATTTGCTGAAGCACAAGACCCTGGTGACGGCCTTCTACCAGCCTTCCACCCGCACCCGCCTGGCCCATGAAGCAGCGATGCTCCGCCTGGGCGGCAGCGTCACCGGCTTCTCCGACGCCAAAATGACCCGCGCCGGCGATTTCTACCAGGAGACCATCAAAGACACCGTCAAGATGCTGGAGTTCTACGGCGACGTCATCGTCATGCGCCATTTCCAGCAAGGCGCGCCACACGAAGCGGCCAAATGGGCCAGTGTGCCGATCATCAATGGTGGCGATGGCTGGGGCGAACATCCCACCCAAATCCTCACTGACCTCTACACCATCTACCGCGAAAAAGGGCGCATTGATGGTTTGAAGTGGCTGGCTGTCGGCGACATGCGGATGCGCACCATGCACTCCCTGGCCTATGGGCTGTCCCAATTCGACTGCCCCATCACCTTCGTCTCCCCGCCCGACATGTCCCTGACCGACGAATTCAAGGCCGACCTGGCAAACTACAGCTTGGATTACAAAGAAGCGGACCACGTGGAACAGGCCATCGCCGATGCCGACGTCATCCTGGTGGAGCCGGTGGTGCAGCCCGACTACACCAAATCCCGCGACGAGCGCACAGGCGAAGTGGGTTGGACCCCCTCCAATTACAAGATCACCCGTGAACTGCTCAGCACCAAGGCCAAATCGGATGCCATCCTGCTGCACTCGCTGCCGCGCATGGACGAAATTCCGGCCGACGTGGACATCACCCGCTGGTCGCGTTACTGGCAAGAAGCGTTCAACGGCGTTGTCATGCGTATGGCGTTGTTGGCGCTAGTCTTGGGCGTGACGGAGTAA
- a CDS encoding Uma2 family endonuclease: MTTLLMPTPETKIVNGGPQLWRISVARYHEMIAAGMLTEDDRLELLEGFMVEKMTVNPPHSFTTDQIRDELTAVLPPAYFAKSQQPITTTDSEPEPDVMIVAGTKRDFVARHPAPENVALVVEVADSTLYQDQTWKKRIYARAGIPVYWIVNLTERQIEVYAQPSGPTLNPTYHQLVTYHEADEIPVVIKGTEIARLSVRNLLP, encoded by the coding sequence ATGACCACATTACTTATGCCAACGCCTGAAACAAAAATAGTGAATGGTGGGCCGCAACTCTGGCGTATCAGCGTGGCGCGTTACCATGAGATGATTGCCGCCGGGATGCTGACCGAAGATGACCGCCTGGAGCTTTTAGAAGGGTTCATGGTTGAAAAGATGACGGTCAATCCACCACACAGCTTTACTACTGACCAGATTCGCGATGAGTTAACGGCCGTTCTCCCTCCCGCCTACTTTGCCAAATCACAACAACCCATCACAACCACCGACAGCGAGCCCGAACCCGATGTCATGATTGTTGCTGGCACAAAACGAGATTTTGTCGCCAGACACCCTGCCCCGGAAAACGTCGCTCTCGTCGTTGAAGTGGCCGATTCCACGCTCTACCAGGACCAAACCTGGAAAAAGCGCATTTACGCCCGCGCTGGCATTCCTGTCTATTGGATTGTTAATCTGACCGAGCGGCAGATTGAAGTTTATGCTCAGCCCTCCGGGCCAACGTTAAACCCCACGTATCACCAACTCGTCACTTATCATGAAGCCGATGAAATCCCTGTCGTCATCAAGGGCACAGAAATTGCACGGTTGTCTGTGCGCAATCTATTACCATAA
- a CDS encoding ornithine carbamoyltransferase, with protein MQTGLRGRDLIGDLDFSKEEVETVLDVAWDLKMKRALGQPHALLRDKVLAMLFFFSSTRTRGSFEAGMAQLGGHAAFIESRTTQISHGDTETEMGEIFGRYFDGIAIRHVTYGTGNRYLNLVAQASRVPVLNMQCEIYHPHQCLADLMTIMEKKGRNLRKKKMVVSWAYASSYLKPMSVPQSLILQMPRFGMDVVLAHPPEFELMPDIMDQAREMARKYNTGFEVVHDMQEACEDADVIYAKSWGPLLTTQDPDEGKRIQDKYQDWIANDALMARGKDDVIYMHPLPADRDIEVTSAVLDGRHSVVFDEAENRLHAQKAVMALTMS; from the coding sequence ATGCAAACAGGATTAAGAGGACGGGATTTAATTGGTGACCTCGATTTCTCGAAAGAAGAGGTCGAAACTGTATTGGACGTGGCCTGGGACCTGAAGATGAAACGGGCGCTGGGCCAACCGCACGCGCTGCTGCGCGACAAAGTGTTGGCGATGCTCTTCTTCTTCTCCAGCACGCGCACCCGCGGCAGCTTTGAAGCCGGTATGGCGCAGTTGGGCGGCCATGCCGCTTTCATCGAAAGCCGCACCACCCAGATTTCCCACGGTGACACCGAAACAGAAATGGGCGAGATTTTCGGCCGTTACTTCGATGGCATTGCCATCCGCCACGTGACCTATGGCACAGGCAACCGCTACCTGAATCTGGTCGCCCAGGCTTCCCGCGTGCCGGTGCTAAACATGCAGTGCGAAATCTACCACCCGCACCAATGCCTGGCCGACCTGATGACCATCATGGAAAAGAAAGGGCGTAACCTGCGCAAGAAGAAAATGGTTGTCTCTTGGGCGTATGCTTCTTCTTATCTCAAGCCGATGTCCGTGCCACAGTCGCTCATCTTGCAGATGCCGCGTTTTGGCATGGACGTGGTGCTGGCCCATCCGCCGGAATTTGAATTGATGCCCGACATTATGGATCAGGCGCGGGAAATGGCGCGCAAATACAACACTGGTTTTGAAGTGGTCCACGACATGCAAGAAGCCTGCGAAGATGCGGACGTCATCTATGCCAAATCCTGGGGGCCGCTGCTGACCACCCAAGACCCGGACGAAGGCAAGCGCATTCAGGACAAATATCAGGACTGGATTGCCAACGATGCGCTGATGGCTCGTGGTAAGGATGACGTCATCTACATGCACCCCCTGCCAGCCGACCGTGACATCGAAGTGACGAGCGCTGTGTTAGACGGCCGTCACTCCGTCGTCTTTGATGAAGCTGAAAACCGCCTGCACGCCCAAAAGGCCGTCATGGCGCTGACGATGAGCTAG
- a CDS encoding four helix bundle protein translates to MSFKFESLEVWKRSIDFADAMFSLADEIPQKYQFSLGEQLRRAALSIPTNIAEGSGRDSMKEKQYFFRIAKGSVYEVVSLMVMIGKRGFLDRDLYRKHYQEANEISAILTTLSKSHNFTD, encoded by the coding sequence ATGAGTTTTAAGTTTGAGTCTTTGGAGGTTTGGAAGCGGAGTATTGATTTTGCGGATGCTATGTTTTCTTTGGCGGATGAGATACCTCAAAAGTATCAATTTTCGTTAGGCGAGCAGTTACGCCGTGCGGCCTTGAGCATTCCAACTAACATCGCTGAGGGTAGCGGACGAGATAGCATGAAGGAAAAGCAATACTTTTTTCGCATTGCCAAAGGTTCAGTTTATGAAGTTGTCAGTTTGATGGTGATGATTGGCAAAAGAGGCTTTCTTGACAGAGACTTATATCGTAAACACTACCAGGAAGCCAACGAAATCTCTGCCATCCTGACCACCTTATCCAAATCCCATAACTTCACTGACTAG
- the arcC gene encoding carbamate kinase: MSNKLAVVAVGGNSLITDKHHPDVPHQWDAVRETCRHLADMIEDGWTLVVTHGNGPQVGYILRRNELAAHEVHMTPLDVIGADTQGSIGYMLQQALRNELNSRGIHKPVVSVVTQVLVDRDDSGFKNPTKPIGGFLSEENARKFEADGWQVVEDAGRGWRRVVASPIPLEVVEQDAIQTLTNAGNIVIAVGGGGIPVVQNKKGELRELSGVFAVIDKDRATALLAQEIGADLLLISTAVEKVAINFGKPNQQWLDRMTLAEAKQYLAEGTHFASGSMAPKIEAVVSFLENGGKQALITDPANIARALRGETGTFIEP; the protein is encoded by the coding sequence ATGAGCAATAAACTGGCTGTGGTTGCTGTCGGCGGCAACTCGTTAATCACCGACAAACATCATCCCGACGTGCCGCATCAATGGGATGCGGTGCGCGAAACGTGCCGTCACCTGGCGGACATGATTGAAGATGGCTGGACGCTGGTCGTCACGCATGGCAATGGGCCGCAGGTGGGCTACATCCTGCGGCGTAATGAACTGGCGGCCCACGAAGTCCACATGACGCCCCTGGACGTGATTGGCGCCGACACGCAGGGTTCGATTGGTTATATGTTGCAGCAGGCGCTGCGCAATGAGCTGAACAGCCGGGGCATTCACAAACCGGTGGTGTCGGTGGTGACGCAGGTATTGGTAGACCGTGACGATTCTGGTTTCAAGAATCCAACCAAGCCGATTGGGGGGTTTCTGAGCGAAGAGAATGCACGCAAATTTGAAGCGGACGGCTGGCAGGTGGTGGAAGACGCCGGCCGGGGCTGGCGGCGCGTGGTGGCTTCACCCATTCCCCTGGAAGTGGTAGAGCAAGACGCCATTCAGACGTTGACCAATGCTGGGAATATCGTCATTGCCGTGGGCGGCGGCGGCATTCCGGTGGTGCAGAACAAGAAGGGCGAACTACGCGAACTGAGCGGCGTGTTTGCGGTGATTGACAAAGACCGGGCGACGGCACTCCTGGCGCAAGAGATTGGCGCGGATTTGTTGTTGATTAGCACGGCCGTTGAAAAAGTAGCCATCAATTTCGGCAAACCCAACCAGCAATGGCTGGACCGCATGACCCTGGCCGAAGCCAAACAATACCTGGCCGAAGGTACGCATTTTGCCTCAGGCAGCATGGCTCCCAAGATTGAAGCGGTCGTCAGCTTCCTGGAAAATGGCGGCAAACAAGCCCTCATCACCGACCCGGCCAACATCGCCCGCGCCCTGCGCGGCGAGACGGGGACGTTTATAGAACCGTAA
- a CDS encoding threonine synthase, with translation MDHIKHLKCLICGKEYAPDEVEYVCPDHGNEGILDVRYDYELIGSRISRESLAANPDTTVWRYKPLLPVEPDAAVPPLTIGGTPLYKADRLAAELGLKHVWVKDDGRLPTASFKDRASVMAVVKAQEKGAAIITTASTGNAAAALSGICASVKQPNVIFVPEKAPQAKIAQLLVFGSTVMLVKGTYDDAFELCLQAAAEYGWYNRNTAFNPYMTEGKKTAVYEICEQLHWHAPDAIFVSVGDGCIIGGLHKGLKDLLALGWIDHMPRIYGVQAEGSAFLYEAWRDGEDVLSKAPVSGVTVADSISAGLPRDRIKALAAVTETNGAYICVSDDEILASIPALARATGVFAEPAGAAAHTGLVKAVELGLVSADDRIVVLNTGSGLKDVAGAMKSVEMVGTTANRVEPNLDSLKQVMATL, from the coding sequence ATGGACCACATCAAACACCTCAAGTGCCTCATCTGTGGTAAAGAGTATGCCCCGGATGAGGTGGAGTATGTCTGCCCGGATCATGGCAACGAAGGCATCCTGGATGTGCGCTACGATTATGAATTAATCGGTTCGCGCATCAGCCGGGAATCGTTGGCCGCGAACCCGGACACGACTGTCTGGCGTTACAAGCCGCTGCTGCCGGTGGAGCCGGACGCGGCCGTGCCGCCGCTGACGATTGGCGGCACGCCCCTGTACAAAGCCGACCGGCTGGCGGCCGAGTTGGGTTTAAAGCACGTTTGGGTGAAGGATGACGGCCGTCTCCCCACTGCCTCCTTCAAAGACCGGGCCAGTGTGATGGCCGTCGTCAAAGCGCAAGAGAAAGGCGCAGCGATTATCACCACCGCCAGCACCGGCAACGCCGCCGCCGCCCTCAGCGGCATTTGCGCCAGCGTGAAGCAGCCCAACGTCATCTTCGTGCCGGAGAAAGCGCCCCAGGCCAAAATTGCCCAACTGCTGGTTTTTGGCTCCACGGTGATGCTGGTGAAAGGCACCTATGACGACGCCTTTGAGCTCTGCCTGCAAGCGGCGGCCGAGTATGGCTGGTACAACCGCAACACGGCCTTTAACCCGTACATGACTGAAGGGAAGAAAACGGCCGTGTACGAAATCTGCGAACAACTCCACTGGCACGCCCCCGACGCCATCTTCGTCAGCGTCGGCGATGGCTGCATCATCGGCGGGCTGCACAAAGGGCTGAAAGATTTGCTGGCCCTGGGCTGGATTGACCACATGCCGCGCATCTACGGCGTGCAGGCCGAAGGCAGCGCCTTCCTGTACGAAGCGTGGCGCGACGGCGAAGACGTGCTGAGCAAAGCGCCTGTCTCCGGCGTCACCGTGGCCGACAGCATCAGCGCGGGGCTGCCCCGCGACCGTATCAAGGCGTTGGCGGCCGTTACCGAAACCAACGGCGCCTACATCTGCGTCAGCGACGACGAGATTCTGGCCTCCATCCCGGCCCTGGCCCGCGCCACCGGCGTCTTTGCCGAGCCGGCCGGCGCAGCCGCCCACACCGGGTTGGTGAAAGCCGTCGAACTGGGTCTTGTCTCTGCCGACGACCGTATTGTGGTATTGAACACCGGCAGCGGTCTGAAAGACGTGGCCGGAGCTATGAAATCTGTCGAGATGGTGGGTACGACAGCCAATCGTGTTGAGCCAAACCTGGACAGCCTGAAGCAAGTTATGGCGACATTGTAG
- a CDS encoding type II toxin-antitoxin system RelB/DinJ family antitoxin produces the protein MAKTAVITTRIEPELKAEVETVLDELGLTISQAILLYFKQIALQQGIPFQLQLPPTASDSATLLDLAGIIQSGYQGASANVKHIVAESVSQKYE, from the coding sequence ATGGCGAAAACGGCCGTAATCACGACCCGTATCGAGCCGGAATTAAAAGCAGAAGTTGAAACTGTCCTGGACGAGTTAGGGTTGACTATTTCGCAAGCGATTTTGCTTTACTTCAAGCAAATCGCCTTGCAGCAAGGAATCCCCTTTCAGTTACAGCTTCCGCCAACAGCGTCGGATTCTGCTACATTGTTAGACCTGGCAGGCATCATTCAATCGGGTTATCAAGGCGCTTCGGCAAACGTAAAACATATCGTGGCTGAGTCTGTTTCCCAGAAGTATGAATGA
- a CDS encoding PIN domain-containing protein, which yields MMSDQRALLDTGFLYAVFDADDQHHAQAVKMVADWRGEMLLPTAVLVELAYLLQSRLGHPTMRHIMLRLMQQSLYMVSITPPDLLRINNLLTQYADAELDFVDATIVTLAERYQVKHILTVDRRDFPIIRPHHCDYFEILP from the coding sequence ATGATGTCAGACCAAAGAGCGCTGCTGGATACCGGTTTTTTGTATGCTGTGTTTGATGCGGATGATCAGCATCATGCCCAGGCGGTAAAAATGGTGGCTGACTGGCGTGGTGAGATGTTGCTGCCAACGGCCGTTCTCGTCGAACTGGCCTACCTGCTGCAATCCCGCTTGGGACACCCGACCATGCGCCACATCATGCTGCGCCTCATGCAGCAATCCTTGTACATGGTCTCCATCACGCCACCTGATTTGCTGCGAATTAACAACCTGCTGACACAGTATGCTGACGCGGAACTAGACTTTGTAGACGCAACCATTGTCACCCTGGCCGAACGTTACCAGGTGAAACACATCTTAACCGTTGACCGGCGAGATTTTCCCATCATCCGTCCACATCATTGCGACTATTTTGAAATCCTACCCTAA
- a CDS encoding pyridoxal-phosphate dependent enzyme, whose product MSDLIDLTIHDEAKLERAIERAREQNIIIPTFKQMINPDLIPDAIKARLESVGLWDLNPVNLFRINWHNEPAESGGKYGGVNYLVLPKELTGIDAKIVVLLGKWFPTGAHKVGAAFGCLVPRLVTGQFDPTTQKAVWPSTGNYCRGGAYDSNLLACESIAILPEGMSKERFDWLAAVAGETIKTPGSESNVKEIFDKCWELRRSGQDLVIFNQFEEFGNYLWHYEVTGRAMMEVLGEVMGEGDRFRATVSNTGSGGTIACGDYMKEQFPHSKIVASEALQCPTLLNNGFGAHRIEGIGDKHVPWIHNVKNTDIVTAIDDNGPIGLIRLFNEPVGQEFLVNLGVDPDLVARLPELGISSVANVLAAIKTAKYYEMDANDVIVTVATDSMEMYASRLVELTEEQGAFTDLAASGVFHQYLMGESTDNMQELTYVDRKRVHNLKYFTWVEQQGKTYEEILAQWHDPDYWTGIHGHVDELDALIDAFNERVGLLAELLAG is encoded by the coding sequence ATGAGCGACTTAATAGATTTAACCATTCACGACGAAGCCAAACTGGAACGGGCCATCGAACGCGCCCGCGAGCAAAACATTATCATCCCCACCTTCAAGCAGATGATCAACCCCGACCTCATCCCCGACGCCATCAAAGCGCGGCTGGAATCAGTGGGCCTGTGGGATTTGAACCCTGTCAACCTCTTCCGCATCAACTGGCACAACGAACCGGCCGAAAGCGGCGGCAAGTATGGTGGCGTCAACTACCTGGTCCTGCCCAAAGAACTGACTGGTATTGACGCCAAAATTGTGGTGCTGCTGGGCAAATGGTTCCCCACCGGCGCGCACAAAGTCGGCGCGGCTTTCGGCTGTCTGGTCCCCCGCCTGGTCACCGGCCAATTCGACCCGACTACGCAAAAAGCGGTCTGGCCCTCTACCGGCAACTACTGCCGCGGCGGGGCCTACGACTCCAACCTGTTGGCCTGCGAATCCATCGCCATTCTGCCGGAAGGCATGAGCAAAGAACGCTTTGACTGGTTGGCTGCGGTAGCCGGCGAAACCATCAAGACGCCTGGTTCGGAAAGCAACGTCAAGGAAATCTTCGATAAATGTTGGGAACTGCGCCGCTCAGGGCAAGACCTGGTCATCTTCAACCAGTTTGAGGAGTTCGGCAATTACCTGTGGCACTACGAAGTGACCGGCCGCGCCATGATGGAAGTATTGGGCGAGGTGATGGGCGAGGGCGACCGCTTCCGCGCCACCGTCTCCAACACCGGTTCCGGCGGCACCATCGCCTGCGGCGACTACATGAAAGAGCAGTTCCCGCACAGCAAAATCGTCGCCAGCGAGGCGCTGCAATGCCCCACCCTGCTAAACAACGGCTTTGGCGCGCACCGCATCGAAGGCATCGGCGACAAACACGTTCCCTGGATTCATAACGTCAAGAACACCGACATCGTCACCGCCATTGACGACAATGGCCCGATAGGCCTGATTCGCCTGTTCAACGAGCCGGTCGGCCAGGAGTTTCTGGTGAACCTGGGCGTGGATCCCGATCTGGTCGCCCGTCTGCCAGAGTTGGGTATTTCCAGCGTCGCCAATGTGCTGGCAGCCATCAAGACGGCCAAATACTACGAAATGGACGCCAATGACGTCATTGTTACAGTTGCTACGGATTCGATGGAGATGTATGCCAGCCGTCTGGTGGAATTAACCGAGGAACAAGGGGCGTTTACTGATCTGGCGGCCTCTGGTGTGTTCCATCAATACCTGATGGGCGAATCAACCGACAATATGCAGGAATTGACCTATGTGGACCGCAAGCGGGTGCATAATCTGAAGTATTTCACCTGGGTGGAGCAGCAGGGCAAAACCTACGAGGAAATTTTGGCCCAGTGGCACGATCCGGATTATTGGACTGGTATTCACGGCCATGTGGATGAGTTGGATGCGTTGATTGATGCGTTTAATGAGCGGGTTGGCTTGTTAGCCGAGTTGTTGGCGGGGTAA
- a CDS encoding carboxypeptidase regulatory-like domain-containing protein, translating into MSYVNSPKVEYTPDGRPPERKDWRHLSIRLGILFIFILGLALNLYAFKAGNLVNLAAGTNGVAQGIILDTQGQPIPNATIALASAPEARTSTQADGSFTLENIPTGDQYLIVVHNGIGEGFVVAIQPAGVTQIGTLSYEAKPAVWN; encoded by the coding sequence ATGTCTTATGTAAATAGCCCTAAAGTTGAATACACGCCAGACGGCCGTCCGCCAGAACGGAAAGATTGGCGTCACTTATCCATTCGTTTGGGAATCCTCTTCATTTTTATTCTTGGTTTGGCCCTGAACCTTTATGCGTTTAAGGCTGGCAACCTGGTTAATCTGGCTGCCGGTACCAACGGCGTGGCTCAAGGTATCATCCTGGACACACAAGGCCAACCCATCCCTAACGCGACAATTGCACTGGCCTCAGCGCCAGAAGCGCGGACCAGCACCCAGGCAGACGGCAGCTTCACCCTGGAGAACATCCCAACCGGCGATCAATACCTTATTGTTGTTCATAATGGTATTGGCGAGGGCTTTGTGGTGGCTATCCAACCGGCAGGCGTTACGCAAATTGGTACATTAAGCTATGAGGCCAAGCCGGCCGTTTGGAATTAG